In Parabacteroides timonensis, the genomic stretch ATAACGAGACGTAAAAGCATGATAGAACCGGCTTGATTTGGTGTTTTTCTTCGTGCTACACGACCAAAGCAAGAGTACTACGAATATTGAAATTATATAGTAAAAACCTCTCTTCACGTATTATGATAGTTCTTTATCATATAATAAACTAAGAACAACCTCTTTTATTGCCTTTTCGTTAAGAATAATACGCCTTTCACAAGTAAAAAGACCAATACCAGAACCAGGATGATAAAGGCACCGGAAGGTACGTTCAGAAAATAAGAAAGGATCAGGCCGGTAACACATCCCAGGAACCCCAGAACGATGCTGCCTACAATTATCTTTTTAAAGTCGGAAGTGAAAAGATTGACAGTAATCTGCGGTAATGTTAAAAGACTCATCAGCAGCATAATCCCTACCAGACGGATAGATAAGACAATGGTGACGGCAATAAAAAACATCATCATATACTCGATCCACTTTACATGGATATGTTGTGTCTTGGCAAAATCACTGTCGAAAGCGACATATACTATTTCCCGTAGATACAGGGCAAAGACAGCGATCAATACGACTGCAAAGGCGGCTATCCAGATTATATCGGACATGGAGATCGTC encodes the following:
- a CDS encoding metal ABC transporter permease, with amino-acid sequence MDLLQYTFFQHALIGSLLTAITCGIVGTYVVARRLVFISGGITHASFGGLGLGFYLGMNPILMAMVFSVLSAFGVEWASKTQNVREDSAIAGVWALGMALGVIFIFLTPGYSPNLSAYLFGNILTISMSDIIWIAAFAVVLIAVFALYLREIVYVAFDSDFAKTQHIHVKWIEYMMMFFIAVTIVLSIRLVGIMLLMSLLTLPQITVNLFTSDFKKIIVGSIVLGFLGCVTGLILSYFLNVPSGAFIILVLVLVFLLVKGVLFLTKRQ